From Rudanella lutea DSM 19387, a single genomic window includes:
- a CDS encoding glycosyltransferase family 2 protein translates to MMKFYTIISVRNISNDKIFNNNEIRLFAIMRNESLRLPHFFEYYKSLGVDRFFLIDNSSTDDSVQIALQCQAVHVFRTTDSYVNHWYWMEHLLEKYGKGYWCVVVDIDELLYFPQAEKLSIPKFCQFLEETGSTAFRALLLDMYADKPVNSSNYTPGQNPLTVVSNFDKEYEKIQFSFFDRLRWQFFESIIFTGGMRDRVFGKSTPPSILSKIPLFKYLPDTYLVQGMHAINGAQISDLQGVVIHTKFIHDFIEEVREECVREQHYGNAFYYKHFNQRITQNPSLNLSFSGSVRFQDSAQLVELGLMKTSEQFEEFVRTQTEAENTPST, encoded by the coding sequence ATGATGAAATTTTACACAATAATTTCAGTGCGTAATATTTCCAATGACAAAATATTTAATAATAATGAAATACGGCTCTTTGCTATTATGCGAAACGAGTCATTACGATTACCTCACTTTTTTGAATATTATAAGAGCCTGGGTGTAGATCGTTTTTTTCTGATTGATAATAGTTCAACTGACGATTCAGTACAAATTGCTTTACAATGCCAGGCAGTTCATGTTTTTCGAACTACCGATAGTTACGTAAATCATTGGTACTGGATGGAGCATTTGCTGGAAAAATACGGTAAAGGGTACTGGTGCGTAGTGGTTGATATTGACGAGCTACTATATTTCCCTCAAGCTGAAAAATTATCAATACCAAAATTTTGTCAGTTTCTTGAAGAAACAGGCAGTACAGCTTTTCGTGCTTTGCTGTTAGATATGTATGCTGATAAGCCAGTTAACAGTAGTAACTACACTCCAGGTCAAAACCCGTTGACAGTAGTTTCAAACTTTGACAAAGAATATGAGAAAATTCAGTTTTCATTCTTTGATCGCCTACGCTGGCAATTCTTTGAATCAATAATTTTTACGGGCGGCATGAGAGACCGTGTTTTCGGTAAAAGTACACCACCCTCCATCCTGTCAAAAATCCCCCTCTTCAAATACCTACCTGATACATATTTAGTTCAGGGGATGCACGCTATTAATGGGGCGCAAATTAGTGATCTACAGGGAGTGGTGATTCATACAAAATTCATACACGATTTTATTGAAGAGGTGCGAGAAGAGTGTGTTCGGGAGCAACACTATGGAAATGCGTTTTATTACAAGCATTTTAATCAACGTATTACGCAAAATCCATCATTGAATTTATCTTTTTCGGGTTCAGTTCGCTTCCAGGATTCGGCTCAGTTAGTCGAGTTAGGTTTGATGAAGACGAGTGAGCAATTTGAAGAATTTGTCCGCACACAAACAGAAGCAGAAAACACGCCATCAACATGA
- a CDS encoding HlyD family secretion protein — MSHTTHTFIELRSEEVQEVLSRPPKWILRWGVSVVFAVLVLVFLGAWVIRYPDLIKASFRLTSANAPKAVLTRTEGKLTRLLVQEGQVVKAGTVLAYLESTARHDEVLKLSDELAKAWTVVGRGNLENLSQLSLSDYHQLGELQTAYQTFEQSRIQLRAYLANGFYSKKRALLQQEIIDLQALADNLREQHQIQAQDIQLAQEDYDVQQRLYQEKVIARLDLKREESKNIARRLPYQQTASALITNLTAQRAKQKEILELDKQVSEERDKFLQALNTLRSAADAWIMNYVLTAPVAGRVSFPTTLQENQAMTTGQELLYVAPPGSDYVGELRVPQQNAGKVQVGQAVLVKFAGFPYQEFGAVRGRITAIADVPVKDSVFLAKVTLPNGLKTTYGQSLTVKTGMAASADIITDDSRLLEKLFYQLRKVAGGR, encoded by the coding sequence ATGTCGCATACCACCCATACGTTCATTGAACTTCGTTCAGAGGAGGTGCAGGAAGTGCTCTCCCGTCCGCCAAAATGGATACTCCGCTGGGGTGTTTCGGTCGTGTTTGCCGTTCTGGTGCTGGTATTTTTGGGGGCGTGGGTTATTCGATACCCAGACCTGATTAAGGCATCGTTTCGGCTTACATCGGCCAACGCCCCCAAAGCGGTACTGACCCGCACCGAAGGCAAACTCACCCGCCTACTGGTGCAGGAAGGGCAGGTGGTAAAAGCCGGTACGGTGCTGGCTTACTTAGAAAGCACGGCCCGGCACGATGAGGTGTTGAAACTTTCGGACGAATTAGCCAAAGCCTGGACGGTGGTTGGCAGGGGGAATCTGGAAAACCTGAGCCAACTTAGCCTGTCCGACTATCATCAGTTAGGCGAGTTACAAACCGCCTATCAGACGTTTGAGCAGAGCCGAATCCAACTGCGGGCGTACCTGGCTAATGGCTTTTATAGCAAGAAACGGGCATTGCTGCAACAGGAAATCATAGACTTACAGGCATTGGCCGACAACCTGCGCGAACAACACCAAATTCAGGCGCAGGACATCCAACTGGCACAGGAAGACTACGACGTCCAACAGCGGTTATACCAGGAAAAGGTCATTGCCCGGCTGGACCTGAAGCGCGAGGAAAGTAAGAACATTGCCCGCCGATTACCCTATCAGCAAACGGCATCGGCCTTGATCACAAACCTGACCGCCCAACGAGCCAAACAGAAAGAGATTCTGGAATTAGACAAACAGGTATCTGAGGAACGCGACAAGTTTTTACAAGCGCTCAACACCCTACGCAGCGCGGCCGATGCCTGGATCATGAACTATGTGCTGACGGCCCCCGTAGCCGGGCGGGTATCTTTTCCCACCACCTTGCAGGAGAATCAGGCCATGACCACAGGGCAGGAGTTACTGTACGTGGCCCCACCGGGTAGCGATTACGTGGGCGAACTGCGCGTACCGCAGCAGAACGCCGGTAAAGTACAGGTTGGGCAGGCCGTACTGGTCAAATTTGCTGGATTTCCCTACCAGGAGTTCGGTGCCGTACGCGGACGCATTACGGCCATTGCCGATGTGCCGGTCAAAGACAGCGTTTTTCTGGCTAAAGTCACGTTGCCCAATGGTCTGAAAACGACCTATGGTCAATCGCTGACGGTAAAAACGGGTATGGCTGCGTCTGCCGACATCATCACCGATGATAGTCGGTTGCTCGAAAAACTGTTTTATCAGCTTCGTAAAGTAGCCGGAGGGCGGTAG
- a CDS encoding vitamin K epoxide reductase family protein, giving the protein MKLTPVEKNAYDALAYLIQVARLPITAKTVKEELYLHPDFPSLLAMSDLLTEWKVSNLATRIRPEQLVEIPLPAIVYLEINGGYFAPVRKVTNERVEWLDTQRGWQTDSLTDFSRKWNGVILLIEPDESSGEANYQQKKREAALQNARLPMVIGGLILCLICMGGLFLPQAVFNNGPLWGLLLTKLTGIVVTTLLLWSTIDADNSLLRSLCSLDNRTDCNSVLTSKAAKLWGWLGWAEIGFTYFAGSFLALLMGLSTAQPAVLSWLIVLNVLALPYTLYSVYYQYRVAKSWCTLCLLVQVLLWAEFALGAPHWQSITPVVNGQTIALFGLAFLVPIIGWVFLKKPLQDATQVFPLRRELQRAKFNPEYVESLFTRQPQMPPIFEGMRVVTMGNPEAEHTLTVVTNPLCGPCRRLHPQLEALVERTDTINCQFVFIGSAESVAVTQKLLSLSPDDAERAMHLWYTRNDHDSIEWRKGISPSEEFVDARQQLQLHARWSELAQVVGTPTLYLNGRQIPLTYTLNDLENLCRNLRAAPQPTELADSYKSIV; this is encoded by the coding sequence ATGAAGCTGACGCCCGTTGAAAAAAACGCCTACGATGCCCTGGCCTATCTGATACAGGTGGCCCGGCTACCGATCACGGCTAAAACCGTAAAGGAGGAACTGTATCTGCACCCGGATTTTCCGTCGCTACTCGCCATGAGCGACCTATTGACCGAATGGAAGGTGTCAAATCTGGCCACGCGGATCAGGCCGGAACAGTTAGTGGAAATACCACTCCCGGCCATTGTCTACTTAGAAATCAATGGGGGCTATTTTGCGCCGGTTCGAAAGGTGACCAATGAACGGGTCGAGTGGTTAGATACACAGCGGGGCTGGCAAACCGACAGCCTGACGGATTTCTCCCGCAAGTGGAACGGGGTCATTTTACTGATTGAACCGGACGAAAGTTCTGGCGAAGCCAACTACCAACAAAAAAAGCGCGAAGCCGCATTGCAAAACGCCCGGCTTCCGATGGTCATCGGAGGGCTGATTCTTTGCCTGATCTGTATGGGAGGGCTATTTCTACCCCAAGCCGTGTTTAACAATGGCCCGCTATGGGGCTTACTGCTAACCAAACTGACGGGTATTGTCGTAACTACCCTATTGCTCTGGTCCACAATTGATGCTGACAACAGCCTGTTGCGTAGCTTGTGTAGCCTCGACAACCGCACCGATTGCAATAGTGTACTGACCTCCAAAGCTGCCAAACTGTGGGGCTGGCTGGGTTGGGCCGAAATTGGCTTTACCTACTTTGCCGGTAGTTTTTTGGCCCTGCTGATGGGATTAAGTACCGCTCAACCGGCTGTATTGTCCTGGCTGATTGTCCTGAATGTCCTGGCGTTGCCCTACACCCTCTATTCGGTTTATTATCAGTACCGAGTTGCCAAATCATGGTGTACGCTTTGTCTGCTGGTGCAGGTCTTGTTGTGGGCCGAATTTGCGCTTGGCGCACCCCACTGGCAGTCGATTACACCCGTTGTGAATGGGCAAACGATAGCCTTGTTTGGTCTGGCATTTTTAGTGCCGATAATCGGGTGGGTATTCTTGAAGAAGCCGCTACAGGACGCTACACAGGTCTTCCCGTTACGCCGGGAATTGCAGCGTGCCAAATTTAATCCCGAATACGTCGAAAGCCTATTTACTAGACAACCGCAGATGCCTCCCATTTTTGAGGGTATGCGGGTGGTAACGATGGGCAACCCCGAAGCCGAACATACGCTGACCGTTGTGACCAACCCGCTTTGTGGCCCCTGCCGACGGTTGCATCCCCAACTGGAAGCATTGGTAGAACGCACGGACACGATCAATTGTCAGTTTGTATTTATTGGATCAGCAGAATCAGTGGCTGTTACCCAAAAACTACTGAGTTTGTCTCCTGACGATGCCGAACGAGCCATGCACTTGTGGTACACCCGGAATGACCATGATAGCATAGAGTGGCGTAAAGGAATAAGTCCTTCTGAGGAATTTGTCGATGCCAGGCAGCAACTACAACTGCACGCCCGATGGAGCGAGTTGGCGCAGGTAGTGGGTACACCTACCCTTTACCTGAACGGACGGCAAATCCCGCTGACCTACACCCTCAACGATCTAGAAAACCTGTGCCGCAATTTACGGGCGGCACCCCAACCAACGGAATTGGCCGATTCATATAAATCAATTGTTTAA
- a CDS encoding DUF3748 domain-containing protein: protein MPPETQLTHAPHGHTLNHIQVFSPDDAWLVYDTRNVDTNLGQTCCIRMVNVHTGEDRLLYQTPNQTPHGPGAGAVTFSPTQAQVLFLHGLRNADARLPYAMTRRTGVLIDTQKPGHPHFLDGRNTAPPFTAGALRGGTHAHSWSADGQWVCFTYNDEVMERLAASDPTVADLRMVGVMAPVRAVKVPNNNGADAFDGEWFAAVVTRVTENPTPGTDEINRAFDETWIGRAGYTRPDGSRQHRALAFQGNVRNGANQTVTEVFVLDLPDNLTLAAPGQPLEGTSTTRPNPPVGTVQRRITFTERGIEGPRHWLRSTPDGALIGFLAKDKNEQVQVFGVSPNGGAIRQLTHQPHSIQTPFSFSPDGSRVAYAADNSVFVTDLNSGQATRLTPRSTDETRPINGVVWSNKGNRLVYNRYVAGPEGRFIQIMQLRLSE from the coding sequence ATGCCGCCAGAAACCCAGCTAACCCACGCCCCACACGGACACACGTTGAACCACATTCAGGTGTTTTCGCCCGATGATGCGTGGTTGGTGTACGATACCCGCAACGTAGATACCAACCTGGGGCAAACCTGCTGTATCCGCATGGTCAACGTACACACGGGCGAAGACCGGCTGCTGTACCAAACCCCCAACCAGACTCCGCACGGGCCGGGCGCGGGGGCCGTTACGTTCTCGCCCACGCAGGCGCAGGTGCTGTTTCTGCACGGGCTCCGCAACGCCGACGCCCGGTTGCCCTACGCCATGACCCGGCGCACCGGTGTCCTGATCGACACGCAGAAGCCCGGCCACCCTCACTTTCTGGACGGCCGCAACACCGCGCCCCCATTTACGGCCGGGGCGTTGCGGGGCGGTACCCACGCGCATAGCTGGAGTGCCGACGGCCAATGGGTCTGCTTTACGTACAACGATGAAGTGATGGAACGGCTTGCAGCCTCGGACCCGACCGTGGCCGACCTGCGTATGGTGGGCGTGATGGCACCCGTGCGGGCCGTGAAGGTGCCCAACAACAACGGAGCCGATGCCTTTGACGGAGAATGGTTTGCAGCCGTGGTAACGCGCGTCACCGAAAACCCCACGCCCGGCACCGACGAAATCAATCGGGCCTTCGACGAGACCTGGATTGGCAGGGCGGGCTACACCCGTCCCGACGGCAGCCGCCAACATCGGGCGTTGGCGTTTCAGGGCAATGTGCGCAACGGGGCCAACCAAACCGTGACCGAGGTGTTTGTCCTCGACCTGCCCGACAACCTCACCCTTGCCGCGCCCGGCCAACCCCTCGAAGGCACCTCGACCACCCGCCCAAACCCGCCCGTTGGCACCGTACAACGCCGGATTACGTTTACCGAACGCGGTATTGAAGGGCCCCGGCATTGGCTCCGCTCCACCCCCGACGGGGCGCTTATTGGCTTTCTGGCAAAGGATAAAAACGAGCAGGTGCAGGTATTTGGGGTGTCGCCCAACGGCGGGGCTATTCGGCAACTCACCCATCAGCCTCACTCGATTCAGACGCCGTTTTCGTTCAGCCCCGACGGAAGCCGGGTGGCTTACGCAGCCGACAACAGTGTGTTTGTTACCGACCTGAACAGCGGACAGGCGACACGACTTACCCCCCGCTCAACCGACGAAACCCGGCCCATCAACGGCGTGGTTTGGTCTAACAAAGGCAACCGGCTCGTGTACAACCGATACGTAGCGGGCCCAGAAGGCCGGTTTATTCAGATTATGCAACTCCGGCTGAGTGAGTGA
- a CDS encoding TlpA family protein disulfide reductase, whose protein sequence is MAQSNGDVATLVITNESGGPISMHYNDYFNHLRRQPIVKERRTGLPDTVKINLEKPTEVVFTTSDNRDYPVYVMPNDLINVHYSFNKIQKFTFSGTYLHELNFLSFMSIKGYGISQPDLTNLFWTEKLDVAVVIEEYERLYNERLKILKNYSDSLSLNKKYHDVYLYQIKLMYLIDMMQPFYRVSDKTRLPENYLKTLDSFKEWINTSDDIIYSQWYPFAIRSYHMYLNRSIDDPNDFFRKSYFSAREIYNEKVANLLQFNILHDNREKPCNFYEECLADFRTNCLIEAYTKHLESEFKSVKQAKDSLVQAKTFTDEVLIGIDEKKTSWGDVLKNGQGKILYIDIWASWCAPCRGEMPSSIKLQNELSKELYSFVYISIDTDKHKWTKAIKALKLDNPSSKHFLLNPNSNLARFITSNSVPKYVLIGDKSQVITLDANRPSDPTLKEILSDLTKNK, encoded by the coding sequence GTGGCTCAATCGAATGGTGATGTAGCTACCCTTGTAATTACTAATGAGTCTGGAGGTCCAATATCTATGCACTATAATGACTATTTTAATCATTTAAGAAGACAGCCTATTGTAAAAGAAAGAAGAACAGGTTTGCCCGACACTGTGAAAATAAATTTAGAAAAGCCTACAGAAGTCGTATTTACTACAAGTGACAATCGAGATTATCCAGTTTATGTAATGCCAAACGATTTAATTAATGTGCATTACTCGTTTAACAAGATCCAAAAATTTACCTTCTCTGGAACGTATTTGCACGAACTGAATTTTTTGAGTTTTATGTCAATAAAAGGGTATGGCATTAGCCAACCTGATCTGACGAATTTATTCTGGACTGAAAAGCTTGATGTTGCAGTTGTGATTGAAGAATATGAGCGATTATATAACGAAAGGCTGAAAATTCTAAAAAATTACTCTGATTCGTTGAGCCTGAACAAAAAGTACCATGATGTTTATTTGTATCAAATAAAGCTAATGTATTTAATTGATATGATGCAGCCTTTTTATAGGGTAAGTGACAAAACAAGATTACCAGAAAACTATTTAAAAACGCTCGATTCTTTTAAAGAATGGATCAATACTAGTGACGATATAATCTACAGCCAATGGTATCCTTTTGCGATTCGTAGTTACCATATGTATTTGAATCGTAGCATAGATGATCCTAATGATTTTTTTAGGAAGTCATATTTCTCTGCGCGAGAAATATATAATGAGAAAGTTGCTAATCTACTTCAATTCAATATATTACATGATAATAGAGAAAAACCTTGTAATTTTTATGAAGAATGTTTGGCTGATTTTCGAACAAATTGTCTGATTGAGGCATATACGAAGCATCTTGAAAGCGAGTTTAAAAGCGTGAAACAAGCTAAAGATTCGTTAGTTCAGGCTAAAACATTCACTGACGAAGTACTCATTGGTATAGATGAAAAAAAAACGTCTTGGGGAGATGTACTTAAAAATGGACAAGGTAAAATTTTGTACATAGATATATGGGCAAGCTGGTGTGCACCTTGTAGGGGTGAAATGCCAAGTTCCATTAAATTACAGAACGAGTTATCGAAAGAGTTATACTCTTTTGTCTACATATCAATTGATACCGATAAACACAAATGGACTAAAGCTATTAAGGCTTTAAAATTAGACAATCCCTCCAGTAAGCATTTTTTACTTAACCCAAATTCTAATTTGGCTCGCTTTATAACGTCGAATAGTGTGCCAAAATATGTATTAATTGGAGATAAGAGTCAGGTGATAACTTTAGATGCCAATAGGCCATCAGATCCAACACTCAAAGAAATTCTCAGTGATTTGACCAAAAATAAATAG
- a CDS encoding peptidase domain-containing ABC transporter, giving the protein MKPFPHYTQLDQMDCGPTCLRMVAKHYGRSYTVQSLREKAQIGKDGVSLLGIAEAAEAIGFRSMGVKLSFEKLAHEVPLPCIVHWQKNHFVVVHAIKGTGKSWLGAIKGGRNVPKSGADIGNVQQTPFAPSLQIGAEQIIIPPVQRPPMPTPPTPPVARKGTVCVADPAKGLVTYSAEEFCRGWLSARTLGDDSQGREEGVVLLLEPTPAFYEQEDEPTSGYGFGRVLGYLWQYKPLLAQLVLALAVGSGLQLLFPFLTQSVVDIGVNTQNLPFVYLVLGAQLMLMVGRLSVEFIRSWILLHISTRVNLNILSDFLIKLMRLPVTFFDSKNFGDIMQRIGDHHRIEAFLTGQTLTVLFSLVNLVIFGVVLALYNLTIFGIFMGASALYVAWVLLFLRQRRKLDFRRFDVSAKNQSSLAQLIQGMQEIKLAGAERPMRWAWERLQVRLFRLQMRGLALSQIQTGGAFAINEGKNILITFLAAQAVISGQLTLGAMLAVQYIIGQMNSPVEQLVGFTQGLQDAKISLERLNEIHTLPDEEPADRPHIDSLPVNKALQLRQVSFTYVGAGNEPVLRNINLLIPEGRTTAIVGMSGSGKTTLLKLLLKFYEPGKGEIRLGEAALRNVGHAMWRTQCGVVMQDGFIFSDTIARNIAVGVDRIDARRLDHAVRVANLREFVDSLPSGYHTKIGVEGNGISQGQRQRILIARAVYKDPQYIFFDEATNALDANNEAIIMRNLDDFFVGRTVVIVAHRLSTVCHADQIVVLDKGEITEVGTHTELVARRGDYWQLVRNQLELGT; this is encoded by the coding sequence ATGAAACCTTTTCCTCACTATACGCAACTCGATCAGATGGATTGTGGCCCTACCTGCCTGCGGATGGTGGCCAAACATTATGGTCGGTCGTACACGGTGCAGTCGTTGCGCGAAAAGGCGCAGATAGGTAAGGATGGCGTATCGCTGTTGGGCATTGCCGAGGCCGCCGAAGCCATTGGCTTCCGGTCGATGGGCGTGAAGCTCTCGTTTGAGAAACTGGCCCATGAAGTCCCTCTGCCCTGCATTGTGCATTGGCAGAAGAATCATTTTGTGGTTGTCCATGCCATTAAAGGGACGGGCAAAAGCTGGTTAGGGGCCATCAAAGGAGGACGTAACGTACCCAAATCGGGGGCCGACATAGGTAACGTACAGCAGACACCGTTCGCGCCTTCGTTACAGATCGGCGCGGAGCAAATCATTATTCCACCCGTTCAACGGCCGCCTATGCCCACGCCCCCAACCCCGCCTGTTGCGCGTAAAGGAACCGTCTGTGTCGCTGACCCGGCAAAGGGACTGGTTACGTATTCGGCGGAGGAGTTCTGCCGGGGGTGGTTGTCGGCCCGCACTTTAGGGGACGATTCGCAGGGCCGCGAGGAAGGTGTAGTACTACTGCTGGAACCTACCCCTGCATTCTATGAACAGGAGGATGAGCCCACTTCGGGTTACGGTTTTGGGCGGGTGCTGGGTTACCTGTGGCAATACAAGCCCTTGCTGGCGCAATTGGTGCTGGCGTTGGCCGTCGGGAGCGGGCTGCAACTGCTGTTTCCGTTCCTGACCCAATCGGTGGTCGATATTGGGGTCAATACGCAGAACCTGCCGTTTGTGTATCTGGTGCTGGGGGCGCAACTGATGCTGATGGTCGGGCGGCTGTCGGTCGAGTTTATTCGGAGCTGGATTCTGCTACACATCAGCACAAGGGTAAACCTCAATATTCTCTCCGATTTTCTCATCAAACTCATGCGGTTGCCCGTGACCTTTTTCGACAGCAAGAATTTTGGCGACATCATGCAGCGCATCGGCGACCATCATCGGATTGAAGCCTTCTTAACCGGACAAACGCTAACGGTGCTGTTCTCGCTGGTCAACCTCGTTATTTTCGGGGTGGTGCTGGCTCTGTATAACCTCACCATTTTTGGTATTTTCATGGGAGCCAGTGCGTTGTATGTGGCCTGGGTGTTGTTGTTTCTGCGGCAACGACGGAAACTGGACTTTCGGCGGTTTGATGTGTCGGCCAAGAACCAGAGTAGTCTGGCCCAACTGATTCAGGGCATGCAGGAAATCAAGCTGGCCGGGGCCGAGCGGCCCATGCGCTGGGCGTGGGAGCGGTTGCAGGTGCGGTTGTTCCGGTTGCAGATGCGGGGATTGGCCCTGAGTCAAATTCAGACGGGCGGTGCATTTGCCATCAACGAAGGCAAGAACATCCTGATTACGTTTCTGGCTGCGCAGGCCGTCATCAGCGGGCAATTGACCCTGGGAGCCATGCTGGCCGTGCAGTATATCATTGGGCAGATGAACAGTCCCGTTGAGCAACTTGTGGGGTTTACGCAGGGCTTACAGGATGCCAAAATCAGTCTGGAACGGCTAAACGAAATTCATACCCTACCGGATGAGGAACCGGCTGACCGCCCACACATAGACTCGTTACCCGTTAACAAAGCCCTGCAACTACGGCAGGTTTCGTTTACCTACGTCGGCGCGGGCAACGAACCCGTACTGCGCAACATCAATCTACTGATCCCAGAAGGACGTACTACGGCTATTGTGGGTATGAGTGGCAGCGGCAAAACGACCTTGCTTAAACTGTTACTTAAATTTTACGAACCCGGCAAAGGTGAAATTCGCTTAGGCGAGGCTGCCTTGCGGAACGTAGGACACGCGATGTGGCGCACTCAATGCGGTGTTGTCATGCAGGATGGGTTTATTTTTTCCGACACGATTGCCCGCAACATCGCTGTGGGTGTCGACCGCATCGACGCCAGGCGGCTCGACCACGCCGTTCGGGTGGCCAATTTGCGCGAGTTCGTCGACTCGCTTCCGTCGGGTTACCACACCAAAATTGGGGTCGAAGGTAACGGCATCAGTCAGGGGCAACGACAACGGATTCTGATAGCCCGCGCCGTTTATAAAGACCCGCAGTATATCTTCTTTGACGAAGCAACTAACGCCCTGGATGCCAATAATGAAGCAATCATTATGAGGAACTTAGATGATTTTTTTGTTGGTCGCACAGTCGTGATTGTGGCCCACCGGCTAAGTACCGTTTGCCATGCCGATCAGATTGTGGTACTCGACAAAGGCGAGATAACCGAAGTTGGCACCCATACCGAGTTAGTGGCCCGCCGGGGCGACTATTGGCAATTGGTTCGTAATCAGTTGGAATTAGGTACGTAA
- a CDS encoding glycosyltransferase — protein MQRRSVRQQPDQVGSAVELLVSRKKRVLFIPASIRSHIIPTLYLADLLADEYDIYYAVTTPVLADIVAQNGYTPVMNDSFRIGFGMEQNFLRSKKEKAGFWQVLRSVHRNDVYHHRKQVLDELMNRLLPDVVIIDIFSSTDFLALYEYRLRVRLLFCNPMLSTYRVGNFPVVSEGEWPQSIPVLSETEAFRMKRFIQNPGAELYRAAMRYQWRMVQQLAGLTAEHQVIQTPYTRLFANVPELLLAPLELEVSPDVRQPNGHYLGLCVQESRADTEVDPDFARQWPGILARKQAGERIIYCSFGTFYTGPDRTLLTFIENLLTVVSGLGNVQLVCSVNPLVIQTVRAWHRPSHQVHLFSRVPQLAVLQQADVFITHGGLGSIKESIYYGVPMLVYPLDPHYDQPGNALKVEHHGLGLRGVFHTERATNLQDKLQRLLNDGSFADKIRQFKRETEVISTRQIIRNLLTNTHHEADAR, from the coding sequence GTGCAGAGACGCAGTGTGCGGCAACAGCCTGATCAGGTTGGTTCTGCTGTTGAGTTATTGGTTAGCCGTAAAAAGCGCGTTTTGTTCATACCCGCTTCCATCCGTAGCCATATCATTCCGACGCTGTATCTGGCCGATTTACTGGCCGACGAGTACGATATCTACTATGCCGTGACGACGCCCGTTCTGGCCGACATCGTGGCCCAAAACGGCTACACGCCTGTCATGAACGATTCGTTCCGCATCGGCTTTGGGATGGAACAGAACTTTTTGCGTTCAAAAAAAGAGAAAGCAGGCTTCTGGCAGGTTCTGCGTTCGGTTCATAGGAATGACGTATATCATCACCGGAAGCAGGTGCTGGACGAGTTGATGAACCGATTACTGCCGGACGTGGTGATTATTGATATATTCAGTAGTACCGATTTTCTGGCTCTGTATGAATACCGCTTAAGGGTTCGACTGCTGTTCTGTAACCCTATGCTATCGACGTACCGAGTGGGTAACTTCCCAGTTGTGTCTGAGGGCGAATGGCCGCAATCGATTCCAGTCCTATCTGAAACGGAAGCCTTCCGTATGAAGCGCTTCATTCAGAATCCGGGTGCCGAGTTGTACAGGGCCGCCATGCGCTATCAATGGCGAATGGTACAGCAACTGGCGGGGCTAACGGCAGAGCATCAGGTTATCCAAACACCCTATACGCGCTTATTTGCCAATGTACCCGAACTGTTGCTGGCTCCGCTGGAATTGGAGGTATCGCCCGATGTTCGACAACCGAATGGGCACTATCTGGGCCTGTGCGTTCAGGAGAGCCGGGCCGATACGGAAGTAGATCCCGACTTTGCCCGGCAATGGCCCGGTATTCTGGCCCGGAAGCAGGCGGGTGAACGGATTATTTATTGCAGCTTCGGGACGTTCTACACCGGCCCCGACCGAACGTTGCTGACGTTTATTGAAAACTTGCTGACGGTAGTGAGCGGACTTGGCAACGTTCAATTGGTATGCTCCGTCAATCCGTTGGTGATCCAAACCGTTCGGGCGTGGCATCGGCCCTCCCATCAGGTTCATTTATTTAGTCGGGTTCCGCAATTAGCCGTTTTGCAACAGGCCGACGTATTTATCACGCACGGAGGCTTAGGCTCGATCAAAGAAAGCATTTACTATGGGGTGCCCATGCTGGTGTATCCCTTAGACCCGCACTACGACCAACCCGGCAATGCCCTGAAAGTGGAGCATCATGGCCTGGGCTTGCGGGGGGTGTTTCATACGGAGCGAGCGACAAATTTGCAGGATAAACTGCAACGGTTGCTGAACGACGGGTCGTTTGCAGATAAAATCAGGCAGTTCAAACGTGAGACGGAAGTTATATCTACCCGGCAGATTATCAGGAACCTGTTAACCAATACACACCATGAAGCTGACGCCCGTTGA